From the Ralstonia wenshanensis genome, the window TACTCCGACGACTGGCATCGCATCCATCTGCGCGATCCGCGTGAAGTGGTGCCCGAGTCGAACATGCCGTCGTATGCGTGGCTCTCGAAGACGCCGCTGGACAACAGCGACATCGAGAAGAAGATGCATGTCTTGCGTCAGCTGGGTGTGCCTTATACGGATGCCCAGATCGCCGGGGCGCGCGAGCAACTGGCAGGCAAGACCGAAGAAGATGCCGTGGTCGCCTATCTGCAAGGCCTTGGCGTAGAGCTGCGTAACGTCCGGGACGTGGCTGTTGCTCCGGCGGCGGCGCCTGCCACCGTTGCAGCGAAGGAGTAAGCCATGGCCACGCTGAGTGCAATTGCCACTGCCGTCTTCCTCGTGCTGTTCGTCTGCATCACCTGGTGGGCATTCTCCGCGCATCGCCGCGCTGCGAATGCGGAATCGGCCATGCTGCCGTTCCTGCTGCCCGATGAGACCGAGGTCGCCGGTGCGCACGCAGACGCGTCGCGCCCGCATCAATAAGGACACAGAATCATGAGCGACTTCATTTCGGAGTTCTGGGGGTATTACATCGCAGCGATCGCCCTGGTCGGCATCGTGTGGTGTGTCTGGTTGCTGTTTTCGCAGCGGCGCATTCAAGTGGCACCCGGGCACAGCGCCGGGGAAGATACGGGCCACGTATGGGATGGCGATTTGCGGGAATTGAATAACCCGCTGCCGCGCTGGTGGATGTGGATGTTCCTGCTGTCGTGCATCTTTGCGTTGGGGTACCTGATCCTCTACCCGGGGTTGGGTTCATACGGCGGCGCGCTCGGTTTCTCGACACGGGGCGAATTGGCCGCGCAGCGTGCTGCAGCCGATGCGCAGGTCCGTCCGGTCTATGCGCGTTATGCCAGCATGGATATCAAGCAGATCGCCGCCGATCCCCAGGCTCACGAGATCGGCCAGCGCCTGTTCCTGAACAACTGCGCGCAGTGCCACGGCTCCGACGCCGGCGGCTCGAAGGGCTTCCCGAACCTGACCGACAGCGACTGGCTGTACGGCGGCGATCCCGAGACGATCCTGACCACCATCACCAAGGGGCGTCACGGTGTCATGCCCTCGCTGGCTGCGGTGGTGGATGGCAACCAGGCTGTCAACGTGGCCAACTACGTGCGCTCGTTGTCGGGCCTGTCCTACGACCCGATCAAGGCAGCGCGTGGTGAACCGACGTTCAAGTCGGTCTGCGCAGCCTGCCACACGGCAAGCGGCAAGGGCAATCAGACACTTGGCGCACCTAACCTGACCGACCGCGTCTGGCTGTACGGCAGTTCGGAAGCAACCATCGTCGAGACCATCCTCAAGGGTCGGGACAACACGATGCCGGCACACGAGAACCTGCTCTCACCAGAGAAGATCCGCATGCTGGCGGCCTATGTCTGGGGTCTGTCGAACAGCAACACGAGTCACGCGCAATGAGCGACAAAGAACCAGCCTGGCGTCCGATGACGCCCGCCACCGCGGCGGCGGGCGCCGAAGACGCACCCACCGAGCAGATGCTCTATGAGGTCCGGCGCAAGATTTATCCGCGCGCCGTGACCGGCGCCTTTGCGCGTTGGCGAGTCTGGCTGGTTCTGGCCACGCAAGCCATCTTTTATGGCCTGCCGTGGTTCCAGTGGAACGGTCGCCAAGCGGTGCTGTTCGACCTGGGCGCACGCAAGTTTTACCTTTTTGGGCTCGTGTTGTGGCCGCAGGATGTCATCTATCTGACGTTGCTGCTGGTGCTGTCGGCGCTGGCGCTGTTTCTATTTACGGCGGTGGCGGGGCGCCTTTTTTGCGGCTATGCCTGTCCGCAGACGGTCTACACCGAGATTTTCATGTGGA encodes:
- a CDS encoding cbb3-type cytochrome oxidase subunit 3 gives rise to the protein MATLSAIATAVFLVLFVCITWWAFSAHRRAANAESAMLPFLLPDETEVAGAHADASRPHQ
- the ccoP gene encoding cytochrome-c oxidase, cbb3-type subunit III, whose translation is MSDFISEFWGYYIAAIALVGIVWCVWLLFSQRRIQVAPGHSAGEDTGHVWDGDLRELNNPLPRWWMWMFLLSCIFALGYLILYPGLGSYGGALGFSTRGELAAQRAAADAQVRPVYARYASMDIKQIAADPQAHEIGQRLFLNNCAQCHGSDAGGSKGFPNLTDSDWLYGGDPETILTTITKGRHGVMPSLAAVVDGNQAVNVANYVRSLSGLSYDPIKAARGEPTFKSVCAACHTASGKGNQTLGAPNLTDRVWLYGSSEATIVETILKGRDNTMPAHENLLSPEKIRMLAAYVWGLSNSNTSHAQ